One genomic segment of Pagrus major chromosome 13, Pma_NU_1.0 includes these proteins:
- the arhgap35b gene encoding rho GTPase-activating protein 35 → MMAKKQDARSPIYNLIVVGLSGTEKEKGQCGVGKSCLCNRFVRPSADDFYLDHTSVLSTSDFGGRVVNNDHFLFWGEVSRVLEEGPECRMHVVEQTEFIDDQTFQPHRSTAMQPYIKRAAGTKLASAEKLMYFCTDQLGLEQDFEQKQMPEGKLQVDGFLLCVDVSRGMNRNFDDQLKFVTNLYGQLSKTKKPIVLVLTKCDEGVERYIKDAHTFAITKKSLPVVETSARSNINVDLAFLTLVQLIDKSRGKPKIIPYFEALKLQSQQIASAKDRYEWLINRIVKNHNETWLNTSRRMNTSPEYKEYVFLEGTAKCKKLFQQHVYRLKQEHIERRRKIYLSTLPLALSSLVPDLDEIDQLSWSGVQKVLESKQHFAHWFVVLEDSPWEDTSHIDNMEDERIPSDLLETGEAEDLFNAHLEHLRNECRRAEMRLEFKHKLASSPFVTPGKPWEEARSFIMNEEFYQWLEETEYLDLYNRHQKEIIDRAKEDFQELLLEYSELFYELEVDAKPSKEKMGAIQEVLGEEQRFKALQKLPAERDALVLKHIHFVYHPTKETCPSSPHCGDSKIEQILVSRFPTCYPFLDVKAHFGDTKADRINLVILGKDGLAREFANEIRALCTNDDWYVLDGKMYELTLRPIEGNVRLPVNSFHTPTFTPHGCLCLYNSKESLSYVVESLERLRESTLGRRDSQLAQLPTSLLLVTKRGVGSYVDIGGETALNLITQGQQVARRLQCSFLDPASPGVGYGHNVNETQINQVLRGLLDIRRSTSFSSSSPPLLPEPPGLRDSPHQPVPEADLRIVMCLMCGDSYDIEQLLSPFLMHQHCRPMSNSGTSVLLEQTVGGHKLAIELSLLSYHASFTLRKSRLVHGYIAVYSVSRKASLETLCAFLCEVQDIIPVQLLAVGDSQAELTDSDYACEQLIQGEELAHEIEGRFNSVVCGSGGVVGGLHRIEMFHSFLMEVVEKRNIVEATHMYDNVAEACTTENVYSPRCSSPSPVTMFLDSEDDVEPSPPYYDGTLTSHSGGFNLPDLDSSDISVISDIRDFENKLNNKVPPQVRVKPGVTFDFRKVSRNPYIDTLGHRRSLPSTVTWVPGGDVGYDPSDYAEPIDAVSKPRPSNEEIIYSVPHDSTQGKIITIRNSNRMHSNGNGSDSEADSSSLERRRKFSAVGVKPRLYRDRSKRLGKFSSFRTSFIGSDDEMGALPKSKEDDFGTLKGESLVNEESEDPKKRNILKSLRRTAKKTRPKPRPAIPKPPESVYFGVPLVNVVSPDRPIPLFIEKCVRFIETTGLNTEGLYRVSGNKSEMESMQRQFEQDHGLDLVEKDFSINTVAGGLKSFFSELPEPLVPCALQVDLLDAFKINDREQRLYTMKDVLRKFPRENYDVFKYVLSHLHKVSQLNRLNLMTSENLSICFWPTLMRPDFTTMDALTATRTYQTIIETFIHQCAFFFYNQPLLDSPTGLAGLPASPTTTLSGSSAYSCYRSSPPHTTPHFSPLQQSPPTTPQSPLQSLLPPLHQHPHSHHSPAEQETL, encoded by the exons ATGATGGCGAAAAAGCAAGATGCCCGATCACCCATTTACAACCTCATTGTGGTGGGATTGTCCggaacagagaaagagaaggggcAATGTGGGGTTGGCAAGTCCTGCTTGTGTAATAGGTTTGTGCGGCCTAGTGCTGATGACTTCTACCTGGACCACACATCAGTGTTGAGCACCAGTGACTTTGGGGGTCGAGTGGTCAATAAtgatcacttcctgttttggggGGAGGTGTCACGGGTTCTGGAGGAGGGACCTGAGTGCAGGATGCATGTTGTGGAGCAAACTGAATTCATTGATGACCAGACATTTCAGCCACATCGTAGCACTGCTATGCAGCCCTATATCAAACGGGCAGCCGGAACAAAGCTGGCTTCAGCAGAGAAGCTCATGTACTTCTGTACAGATCAGCTCGGCCTGGAGCAAGACTTTGAGCAAAAACAAATGCCTGAGGGCAAGCTGCAGGTTGATGGCTTCCTGCTTTGCGTTGACGTCAGCCGAGGCATGAACCGCAACTTTGATGACCAGCTGAAATTTGTAACTAACCTGTATGGTCAGCTTAGCAAGACTAAGAAACCAATTGTGCTGGTCCTCACCAAATGTGATGAAGGAGTTGAGCGCTACATCAAAGATGCGCATACGTTTGCGATCACAAAAAAGAGTCTGCCAGTAGTCGAGACATCTGCACGCTCAAATATAAATGTGGACCTTGCCTTCCTCACTTTGGTTCAACTTATCGATAAGAGCAGGGGCAAGCCCAAGATCATTCCCTATTTTGAAGCCCTGAAGCTCCAGAGTCAGCAGATAGCGTCTGCCAAAGATCGCTATGAATGGCTAATAAACCGTATAGTAAAGAATCATAATGAAACCTGGTTAAACACCAGTCGACGAATGAACACCTCCCCAGAGTACAAAGAGTATGTGTTCCTGGAGGGAACGGCTAAATGCAAGAAGCTTTTTCAACAGCATGTCTACCGTCTGAAGCAGGAACATATTGAGAGGCGTCGCAAAATATACCTAAGCACTCTTCCTTTAGCACTTAGTTCTTTGGTGCCTGACCTGGATGAGATAGATCAGCTGAGCTGGTCTGGGGTACAGAAGGTCCTAGAGTCTAAGCAGCACTTTGCCCACTGGTTTGTTGTTCTGGAGGACTCACCATGGGAAGATACATCTCACATTGATAACATGGAAGATGAGCGAATCCCTTCAGACCTACTGGAGACTGGTGAAGCAGAGGATCTATTTAATGCCCACCTGGAACATCTGCGCAATGAGTGCAGACGGGCAGAGATGAGGCTGGAGTTCAAACATAAATTAGCTTCCTCTCCCTTTGTCACACCTGGCAAACCTTGGGAGGAGGCCCGCAGCTTTATCATGAATGAAGAGTTCTACCAGTGGCTTGAGGAGACAGAGTACTTAGACCTGTACAACCGGCATCAGAAGGAGATCATTGATCGTGCTAAAGAAGACTTCCAGGAGCTCTTACTGGAGTACTCTGAGCTTTTTTATGAGCTTGAGGTGGATGCCAAGCCAAGCAAAGAGAAGATGGGGGCAATCCAAGAGGTCTTGGGGGAGGAACAGAGATTCAAGGCGCTACAAAAGCTTCCTGCTGAAAGAGATGCTCTGGTATTGAAGCATATCCACTTTGTCTATCACCCTACCAAGGAGACCTGCCCTAGCAGTCCTCACTGTGGAGATTCTAAGATTGAACAAATCTTAGTGTCACGTTTCCCCACGTGTTACCCCTTCTTAGATGTGAAAGCTCATTTCGGGGACACCAAGGCCGACAGAATTAACCTTGTCATACTGGGAAAGGATGGACTGGCCAGAGAATTTGCCAATGAGATTAGGGCTCTCTGCACAAATGATGACTGGTATGTGTTAGATGGGAAGATGTATGAACTGACACTGCGGCCTATCGAGGGAAATGTACGTCTTCCAGTAAACTCCTTCCACACCCCCACCTTCACCCCTCATGgatgtctgtgtctgtataATTCAAAGGAGTCTCTCTCCTATGTGGTTGAGAGCCTTGAGCGACTTAGGGAATCAACTCTAGGTCGAAGGGATAGCCAGCTAGCACAGCTACCAACATCACTGCTTTTAGTCACTAAAAGAGGCGTCGGATCATATGTGGATATAGGTGGAGAAACTGCCTTAAACCTAATAACACAGGGACAGCAGGTCGCAAGGAGACTGCAGTGTAGCTTTTTAGACCCTGCCTCCCCTGGTGTGGGCTATGGCCATAATGTCAATGAGACCCAAATCAACCAGGTGCTGAGGGGCCTTCTGGATATTAGGAGGAGCACATCCTTCAGTAGCAGCTCCCCACCCCTCCTCCCTGAGCCTCCAGGTCTCCGAGACTCTCCTCATCAGCCGGTTCCTGAGGCAGACCTTCGCATTGTCATGTGCTTAATGTGTGGAGACTCGTATGATATTGAGCAGCTCCTGTCCCCTTTCCTTATGCATCAGCACTGCAGGCCCATGTCTAATAGTGGCACCTCTGTATTGCTGGAGCAGACAGTTGGTGGACACAAGCTGGCTATAGAGCTTTCTCTGCTCTCATACCATGCCTCCTTCACTTTGCGGAAGAGCAGGTTAGTACACGGCTACATTGCTGTGTACTCTGTCTCAAGAAAAGCCTCCCTGGAGACCCTCTGTGCCTTCTTGTGTGAGGTTCAGGACATTATCCCAGTTCAGCTGTTGGCAGTGGGAGACAGCCAGGCAGAGCTCACTGACAGCGACTATGCCTGTGAACAGCTGATCCAGGGGGAGGAGCTAGCCCATGAGATTGAGGGTCGTTTCAATAGTGTGGTTTGTGGATCCGGGGGCGTGGTGGGAGGCCTGCACAGGATAGAAATGTTCCATTCTTTTCtgatggaggtggtggagaaACGCAACATTGTGGAGGCCACACACATGTACGATAATGTTGCTGAAGCGTGCACCACTGAAAATGTGTACTCCCCACGCTGCAGTTCTCCCAGTCCTGTCACCATGTTCCTGGATTCAGAGGATGATGTAGAGCCATCACCACCATACTATGATGGCACGCTCACTTCTCATAGTGGGGGCTTCAACCTGCCAGACTTAGACTCCAGTGACATCTCTGTCATCTCTGATATCAGAGACTTTGAGaacaaactcaacaacaaaGTACCCCCTCAAGTGAGAGTTAAACCGGGCGTCACTTTTGACTTTCGGAAGGTGAGCCGCAACCCATATATTGATACCCTAGGTCACCGTCGCTCCCTCCCTTCAACTGTTACCTGGGTTCCCGGTGGGGATGTGGGCTACGATCCCTCAGACTATGCGGAACCCATCGATGCCGTTTCAAAACCCCGCCCTAGCAATGAAGAGATCATCTACTCAGTGCCACACGACAGCACACAAGGCAAAATCATCACCATCCGTAACTCTAACAGGATGCACTCCAATGGAAATGGCTCAGACAGCgaagcagacagcagctctCTGGAGCGAAGGAGGAAGTTCTCAGCAGTGGGGGTGAAGCCTCGTCTGTACCGTGATCGCTCCAAGCGGCTTGGCAAGTTCAGCAGCTTCCGCACAAGCTTCATAGGCAGTGATGATGAGATGGGAGCTCTTCCAAAGTCCAAGGAAGATGACTTTGGTACTCTGAAAGGCGAAAGTCTTGTTAATGAGGAGAGCGAGGACCCAAAAAAGAGGAACATTCTGAAGAGCCTGAGACGAACAGCCAAG AAAACCAGACCAAAGCCCCGTCCAGCTATTCCCAAGCCCCCGGAGAGCGTTTACTTTGGGGTCCCCCTAGTGAATGTGGTATCCCCTGACAGACCTATCCCACTCTTCATCGAAAAGTGTGTCCGCTTCATTGAAACAACAG GCCTGAATACAGAGGGTTTGTACCGCGTAAGCGGCAACAAGTCAGAGATGGAAAGCATGCAGAGGCAGTTTGAACAGG ACCACGGATTAGACCTAGTGGAGAAAGACTTCTCCATAAACACTGTGGCTGGAGGCCTCAAAAGCTTCTTCTCTGAGCTGCCTGAGCCCCTGGTGCCTTGTGCTCTGCAGGTGGACCTATTGGATGCTTTCA AAATCAATGACAGAGAACAGAGGCTGTACACCATGAAGGATGTCCTGAGGAAGTTCCCCAGGGAGAATTATGATGTCTTCAAATATGTACTGAGCCACTTACACAA GGTGAGCCAGCTGAACAGGTTGAACTTGATGACCAGTGAAAACTTGTCCATCTGTTTCTGGCCCACTCTCATGAGGCCGGACTTCACCACGATGGATGCCCTGACTGCCACACGCACCTACCAGACAATCATCGAGACCTTCATCCACCAGTGTGCATTCTTCTTTTACAACCAGCCTCTCCTCGACTCCCCCACCGGCCTTGCGGGCCTCCCTGCCTCACCCACCACCACCCTCAGCGGGAGCTCTGCCTACTCTTGTTaccgctcctctcctcctcacaccACCCCACACTTCAGCCCCCTGCAGCAGTCCCCTCCCACCACCCCCCAGTCTCCCCTGCAGTCCCTGCTCCCTCCCCTCCACCAGCACCCCCACTCCCACCATTCCCCTGCCGAACAAGAGACACTGTGA